GGACAATTATCACCACAAGTCATCCCAGTTACATTTTTGGATCAGCGTCAGATTTGTCTTTTTTAAATATCAGACCTAATGAGGAGTATGTAACTAAGCATAGCAATGATTCAATAAAACCCCAAAGAACCAATTTTAGCCAGATAGTGGTGTCATATTACcccggtcccagatctgtttgtgctcttgccaagtccattgctcattgtcaagtcaaacatgtttggcatgacaatgagtgacaagtTGGCTTGATAGCACatactggcactcaggctagtcAGTGTCATATTGTAGATTCCTTATAATCATCCTGTGCACGTCTCATATTTCCTCTCAACTTTGGCACCCTCCTGAGGACACATATGCATACACTCCCCATCACGCTATCAATCCCAGACAGGGCTGTTGCGACTAAAACGGAGGACACAAAACAAGTCTTTTATAAAGTATTTTATTTCAGCATAATGGTAAGAAGCCTCTCCCCTAACTGGATCACaaggttttatttatttattttttatgcacTTATTTTGCCTACACAAAAGAATAATCAATATAAGATCCTATTTTAACTGAGGACCATAACTGCATGCAAGACTAATAAAGACAAAGAAAATACTAACCTGTGATAGCTACTGTAGATGCTGTTGCTTACCTCTAGCAATATAATTTACTACAAATAGAAGGGGATTTGTATGAAAACAGTCATTGTCTTGAGGTACTACCGCCTCTAATCTTTAAATTACTAGATGCCCTGGGCTGTCAATACAGTACTGATCCAAATGGTTCTGTCCATCTTCTTTGTCAAGTTGAGGAGTAAGAGGCTCTGTCTAAAGACTAATATCTAGTACTGACTTGAAAAAGAAAAATATCCATATTCCATGTTTTTTGTCTTTTGTTTTCATCACTCCAGTGTTTACAATATTATCAGGAATAGAAAAAGGTCCTTGAAACATTAACAGAATCGTCAAATgcgatggggaagagagagaagcgcTCTTCTCTAACCGCTCCATCCTTTGTCTGATGCTTAGAAGAAAAGAAAATCTCACTGTATTAACTGATCAGACAAAGATTCTATTGCATTTTCACCATGATAAGATTCATAACAATACTTAAAAGACAAGAACAGAGGGATTTAAAAGTTAATGGCAACCTGCCTTGCCCTGTGGCCTCACTGGTGGGCAGTCGTGGTTACTGGTGGCATCCTTCACACATTTCTTGGGGAATGGGCTTGCCAAatcatacagtaagctgcagtttCTCAACCCTGGTACTAGGAAACACCTGTGTTTGCTGGATGGCATCATCTAAATCACTCAGGCATAATTTAACAGTTCAAGCTCTTCACTACTGCCGACTGTACATCGCAACATTTCTGGAATATACATATGGcattactaaataaacaaaagtacATTGTTTCACTAACAGTAGTAGCCTGGTGATATAGAGAAACATTCATTAAATTCAATGATTGGGTTGAAGTGAAGTCCAGCACACATGGGGGGTCCTCAGGACCAGGTTTCAGAGATCCTCCCCTAAACTGCTTTACTAGCCCACAGACAGGCTGCTGTGGACCACCACCAATAGACCCACTGACTAACCCGGATAGAAAGAGATACATGTCAGAGTAGGTAGACATTGCCTAGAGCATCTCTGTGCTCTGTAGCCATTACACTTGGAGGGGGTAAACCACAGACATGTTTAAAAGTTTGTTACATGTTACAGAGTCATTCATTACAATATCATTTAGCACTACACTTATTTAAGTCAGATCTTATTTGGGTTAAGGCTAACCCCAGAAATAACATATCAGAAATCCTTTATACACACCTACCCCACATAACTCAGTAAAAGGCATTTGTTAGTGTGTAGTGAAGTGAAGCAATTGTTGACTTAGCTATGACAAAATGATCGGTATGGCCTGTAGCTGGCCAAAGCACTGCCTGACTGAAATTAGCACTATTAGCATCTCACTGGAATTGTCAAACTCCCGGGGTTCCTGAATGATTACACAAGGGGTTACATTATTAACAATAATAACCAGCACTATATCAATTATCTCAAAGAACAGAGGAAGGATTTTTAGCCTGTGCCTTATAGCGCCATTGCAGTAAGCAGTGTTCTATAAGGGTGACAGCTTTGGAAAAATATACCCCGCTTGTAAAAGGCAGTGGCTCGTCCTTATAATCGtatcagataataataataaaaccatTAATTCAAAAAACAAAAAGACAAATGAATAAAATACAAAACATATAAAAAATAAGCACGCTCTAAGGCCACAAGATTTTGTATACCTCCTGCTATCCTCTCAACATGAGGATCTGTACAAACACAAAGTAATGGGACTTGCTGAAGCTGCCATCTTGTGCCGTTGTTTTCCACGTACATCTGTATAGGAACTGACTGTGAAAGAGAGCCTGCGACCTTCTCCCATAGACCTCTGTACATACATACACCGATAAAGGGTGTAATGGGACAAGGTAACACTGTCATCCTGCCTATGCCACTTCCTGAGTCATCAGCACATCTCTATCCAATAAAACATCCTCTGACCGGACCCTTCACCTATGACCTGTTAGGACTTGCTTATATGGTCCTAAATTAACTATATGGAACCCCATTTTCTTTTACAGTTCTGACACCTGTACCATTGTCTGACAACTTTTGATTTTTTTCCTTTCACAAAGTACATATTCTACATTTTCCACAGACATCCTCTGTTGTATATTGTTATATattcatgtatatatatatatatatatatatatatcaccagTTCATCATTACCATGGTGTAATGACAAACAGTAACCCCCCAACCCTCCCCAAGAGTACCACCAAGAGCACAAACAATAAACCTAAATAATATTACAAAACTTAACTTTGAGAAAGGATCTGATATATTAAGAACAAAATAGACCAACTATCGAAGGAAACTCGCTCTCAAAAGAACAAAACATAACAAATaaaacatacaggtaactgctaaaataaaggaaacaccaacataaagtgtcttaatagggtgttgtgccaccacgagccgccagaacagcttcaatgcaccttggcatggattctacaagtgctggaactctattggagggatgagaCACCATTTTTTCATGTAAAATTCCAtcttttggtgttttgttgatggtggaggaaaatgctgtctcaggtgCTGCCACAGAATCTCCcacaagtgttcaattgggttgggaTCTggtgacagacacagacacacacacacacacacacacaccctttaaaccccctatgctcctttgagactcATTTCAAAGTCACAGATCTCtccttctagccatggtagccaaaataatgggcaactgagCATTTTTACACATGACCCTAAggatgatgggatgttaattaagtcaggaaccacacctgtgtggaatcacctgctttcaatatactttgtatccctcatttactcaagtgtttcctttattttggtagtTACCTGTATTTATCCCTCTGTCATAGTAACCTCAGGACTGGAGCTGCAGGATCAGTCTTTGCAAGAGTGTGGCCACTGAGCGCAGGGCTGAGTGACAGAGACCATGTGGCCTGTCCTGTCTCTCTGGGGAGGTGgtggtcatgtgtgtgtgtatatgtattgagggaggatgggggtggggggaatgtcagtcagacagccagccGACCAGGAGGGGGGTGCAGGGGGCTCCAAGTTGGTGGAGCGGGTGGGGGCTCCTGGGAGTAAGGGCGGGGCTCGCAGCAGGGCTGGTTCTCCACCTTGGCCACACCCCGACCCTGGCACAGCCGCCGATGTCGAAGCAGCCGGTCCGTCCGCGAGAAGTTCTACAACACATAAATAGAGGAGGATTTATTCAGCATTCATTTAAACAGATGAATGTGTGGACACATGCCCAATACAATTAAGCCCACTGTGTCCGTTTGGTCAATCAGACTTTCTGGTGCATGTAGGCGTGTGTGCGCCTGTCAGAGTATGTGCACACATTCTCTTACCTGCTGGCACTGCTCGCCCTTAAAAAGTAATTTTCTAACCTGGTAGGGCATGTCTTTGCTACAAGTGCTGTGTGGGTATGATGCGTGCCTGTATCagcatgtacactaccgttccaaagtttggggtcacttagaaatgtccttgttttcaaaagaaaagcaatttttttgtccattaaaataacatcaaattgatcagaaatacagtgtagacattgctaatgttgtaaatggcttttatagctggaaacagctgatttttaatggaatatctacataggcgtacagaagcCCATTATCAGCAGCCATCAGCCCTGTGTTCcagtggcacgttgtgtttgctaatccaagtttatcattttaaaaggctaattgatcaatagaaaacccttttgcaataatgttagcacagctgaaaactgttgtgctgattaaataagtaataaaactggccttcttgagactagttgagtatctggagcatcagcagtctattcttgttctgagaaatgaaggctattccatgcgagaaattgccaagaaactgaagatcttgtacaacgctgtgttctactcccttcacagaacagcgcaaacaggctctaaccagaatagaaagaggagtgggaggccccggtgcacaactgagcaagaggacaaatacactgctcaagaaaattaagggaacactaaaataacacatcctaaatctgaattaatgaaataatcttattaaataatttctttacatagttgaatgtgctgacaacaaaatcacacaaaaattatcaatggaaatcaaatttagcaacccatggaggtctggatttggagtcaccctcataattaaagtggaaaaccacactacaggctgatccaactttgatgtaatgtccttaaaacaagtcaaaatgaggctcagtagtgtgtgtggcctccacgtgcctgtatgacctccctacaacacctgggcatgctcctgatgaggtggcggatggtctcctgagggatctcctcccagacctggactaaagcatccgccaactcctggacagtctgtggtgcaacgtggtgtcggtggatggagcgagacatgatgtcccagatgtgctcaattggattcaggtctggggaacgggcgggccagtccataggatcaatgccttcctcttgcaggaactgctgacacactccagccacgaggtctagcattgtcttgcattaggaggaacccagggccaaccgcaccagcatatggtctcacaaggggtctgaggatctcatctcggtacctaatggcagtcaggctacctctggcgagcacatggagggctgtgcagccccccaaagaaatgccactccacaccatgactgacccaccgccaaaccggtcatgctggaggatgttgcaggcagcagaacgttctccacggcgtctccagactctgtcacgtctgtcacgagctcagtgtgaacctgctttcatctgtgaagcgcacagggcaccagtggcgaatttgccaatcttggtgttctctggcaaatgccaaacgtcctgcacggtgttgggctgtaagcacaacccccacctgtggacgtcgggccctcataccaccctcatggagtctgtttctgaccgtttgagcagacacatgcacatttgtggcctgctggaggtcatatcgcagggctctggcagtgctcctcctgctcctccttgcacaaaggcggaggtagcagtcctgctgctgggttgttgccctcctacggcctcctccacgtctcctgatgtactggcctgtctcctggtagcgcctccatgctctggacactacgctgacagacacagcaaaccttcttgccacagctcgcattgatgtgccatcctggatgagctgcactacctgagccacttgtgtgggttgtagactcagtctcatgctaccactagagtgaaagcaccgccagcattcaaaagtgaccaaaacatcagccaggaagcataggaactgagaagtagtctgtggtcaccacctgcaaaaccagtcctttattggggggtgtcttgctaattgcctataatttccacctgttgtctattccatttgcacaacagcatgtaaaatgtattgtcaatcagtgttgcttcctaagtggacaggttgatttcacagaagtgtgattgacttggagttacattgtgttgtttaagtgttccctttatttttttgagtagtgtacattagtgtctagtttgagaaacaggcgcctcacaggtcctcaactggcagcttcattaaatagtacccagaaaacaccagtctcaacatcaacagtgaagaggcgactccgggatgctgaccttctaggcagagttgcaaagaaaaagccatgtctaagactgcccatcttaatcttttctttttattggccattcTGAGAcattgctttttctttgcaactctgcctagaaggtcagcatcctggagtcgcctcttcactgttgacgttgagactggtgttttgcgggtactatttaatgacgctgccagttgaggacctgtgaggcgtctgtttctcaaactagacactaatgtatttgtcatcttgctcagttgtgcaccggggcctccgactactctttctattctggttagagccagtttgcgctgttctgtgaagggagtagtacacagtgttgtacgaggtCTTCAGttccttggcaatttctcgcatggaatagccttaatttctcagaacaagaatagactgacgagtttcagaagaaagttatttgtttctggccattttgagcctgtaatcgaacccacaattgctgatgctccagatactcaactagtctcaagaaggccagttgtattgcttctttaattagcacaacagttttcagctgtgctaagataattgcaaaagggttttctaatgatcaattagccttttaaaatgatagacttggattagcaaacacaatgtcccattggaacacaggactgatggttgctgataatgggcatctgtacgcctatgtagatattccattaaaaatcagccgtttccagctacaatagccatttacaacattaacaatgtctacactgtatttctgatcaatttgatgttattttaaaaatggacaaaaaaaaattgcttttctttcgaaaacaaggacatttctaagtgaccccaaacttttgaacggtagtgtatgtgtgcttCTGTGAGAACATTCTGCTAAGAGCTGGCACTGCTCACCCTGCGGCAGATGTTTTGTGAAGAGGGCATTTCCATGTGTGTCTACGTGTGCATGTGTTCCTCAGTACCAGCACGTAAGGCATGTTATTTTACATGCTGGCACTGCTCACACTGAGAAGGCATCTTTCCAATGCGTGCGGCCGTGTGTATGTGCACAGGCGTGCACCTCTGTGTGTGCGCAAGCTCTCTTACCTGCTGGCAGCGCTCACACTGATAAGGCTTCTCTCCGCTGTGGACACGCTTGTGTCTCTCCAGATGGTAACGCTGGATAAACCTCATGTCACACATGTCACAAGCAAACGGCTTCTCCCCTAAAAGAGCACACAAACAGATTCATCACATCAAATCCACAGAGACTAACCACAAACTGTACATTATTTACTCTTACTAAAGTCTACTGGTTACATTAACTGCATCTACAAATGTTTGTTAAAGCGATGGGAAACTAGGTTTCTTTAGTTCTCATGTCAACAAAACTAAGTCAAACTACTGAATAtgagccagtttctggacaggaATTGAGGATAAGAAGCTAAACTTCCGGTAACATTTGAAGATGTTTTGTCATCAACTCATTATGTGTAGATTAGAGTGGAATCTCTGATTTTGTTTTATTCATCATACCAACTCGATGCCCTGAAACGTTTTACTTGATAGTTTGAGGCTGGTTCAACATCCCATCAAATGACTTGACAATCCAAACTCGAGTTTGTTGTGGTCGTATTTGTTTTTATTAAAATAGCCTTTCTTTGGGATAAGGGTACGGTAAATGGGCGCATACCCGTATGAGTGTGGCTGTGTCTCTCCAGGTGGTTACGCTGAATAAACCTCATGTCACACATGGAACAAGCATACGGCTTCACCCCTATACACACAGAGCAATGCATTAGCTCTCTTTCTCCAAAGAGTACAACACAAGCAAAACCTAAAGAGCTCAAGCTAGCTCCACAAATACTATTGTGAGAGAAATGTTTGCTACCATAAGCATGTTACAATTACAGTAAGAGTGCTTCGTGTCATATCACAATGTGGGCTATCTATTACAAGGATGAGAAGATGTTGCAATCTAACTTGTTTTATCAGCTCTAATGAAGACTACTTTTGATATTTAATTGTTGCATCAAAAAACACGAGTAGCTAGATAAGAACAATCAGTGCATGCAATTGTAAACTAAGCACTGGATAAAATCCGGAATTGTGTGCCAAAGCCATTGCAGAACGTATTTGTGGTGTCAAAGCCACCGCAAAAATAACTAGCCAGAAAGCCAAATATCGTAAACTAAATATTGCTAAATAACCATTTGTGCCAACGTTGAAAACTAACCATTAGACAATCTTAGTTGTAGTTACAAGTTTCAACAAAAATGTTCACTATACGATCATAGCACTAGCTACTTAGCTCCAGACAATCTCACAACAAGCCTAAGATGTTACATTGTTATATAGATTATTTAAGCCTACATGGAAGTGCCTGGTCAAGCCATGTTGGGAATAGTTGGAaagatttcattattttttataaattatgtATTATTATCGCGACATCCAAATGATAGCTACATTCGCAATTAGCTGAAGAAGATCTTTAGGGGTCTAGCTTTAAACATAATTTTAGAAGTAGATAATATGAAACTTGTACTAGAATGTATTACAAATATTAGTGTTGCTGCAGTGTTTAAAACATAAATCAACAAAATACTAATTCCTCGTTACAAAACGATGTAGATGAGAAACTGATATTTTCTAGAAGTCTTTCGTTACTTTTATCTGTGAAAATCCATTACTAACATCCTTTACTAGATTGTATATGTGTGATGGGTACGGTGAGCGGGCCCATACCCGTATGAGTGAGGCTGTGTCTTGTCAGGTGGTAGCGCTGAACAAACCTCATGTCACACATGGTGCAAGCGTAAGGTTTCACACCTAAATGCACAGAGCATTGAGATATTACTTTTGTTCCTCACACTCCAATTTAAGTCCAATAGGAAGTTTAAGTACAGTATATCCATTTATGCTAAAATGATTTAACCACTCATTTCAATCCATGCAATAATTTACAGGGGATTCAGATGGAAGAATAAGGGAGATGTTCCTCCAACAATTTTTTTACAATGTATTTTTCAATGCTTTAGTCCACAGCCACAACACATCACATGAGCTGATGATTGTAATCTAATTGTAAAACTATCCCTTCTCATCCAAACTCTTCTGGAAATCAAACCTAACTTGAAAACAATACTTCACCTATATTTCTTTGTGCATGATGACTAGCATATACATCCTGCCAACCCTGTATACAAGGGTTCAGGTGTGGCCTGATCTTGGGTACAGTGGGTACGGTGAACGGACCCATACCCAAATGCGTGAGGCTGTGTCTTGAGAGGTGGTATCGTTGGTAAAACCTCTTGTCACACATGGTGCAACCGTACGGCTTCacccctatacacacacacacacacacacacacaagcgcatcAATACATTACTTCGTACCTCTTGTTAGTCTTCCACTATTAGGTTTACCATAGATTTCAGACACAAATACAGCACAACAGACAATATGCACCAGGTGCTGTTATTATCAACATTCTGCCTTCACGCAACAGGACTGGTGTTGCCAACTTTTTGTGGGGAACGCAAACAGCTATTGGTAGCGCAATATTTCACTAGAAATTGTAGATGAAGTAGAAAATGTATTTGCGTGATAATGTCACAACACAAATGTGTAAGGCATGTGATCATCAGCACAGTGAGTGTGTATGCTGCTGTTCTGACTAGGCAAATTCACCGCAGGCAAGTCACTGACATTCTGAAAACTCTCAGAGGTAAAACTCTGAGAATTCCTTAAATGTTGCTGAATATTCCTTAGTCACTTTtaggggggaaaggagagggggatcCAAAAGATCTAGTGACTAGTGCAAAGTGGCCAAGTTGGCAACACTGAGCAGGATTGGGTGTTTTCAGATTGTAGACATCTTTAAGAGTTTCTGCAAGTTCCAATAACAGCAATTCCATAACATTTATCATAACTGGTTTGAAAATACACCTAACATTTTGGAAGACATCTCCACAACCGTGTGTTATTCCAATTAGAAACTTATTGAGGCATGAGTTACTGAGTGGTCAGTGTAGTTATTTTTCCCCAATAAAGTTTAATGCATTTTTTAAATGCTTTAGTCCACAACCACAACACATGTCATGAGCTGATGTCATCTGGTTGTAAAACTAGCCCTTCCCATCCTTAAGATAAATTACATTATGGACTTTTTGGGGTATCAAACTGAACATCTAAAACAACATATTTCACCTACATATTTATTTGATCACAACTAGCATATAAATTCTGCCAACCCTGTATACTGGGGTTCAGGTGTAGCCTGATCTTGGGTACGGTGGGTACGGTGAGCGGACCATACCCAAATGAGTGAGGCTGTGTCTTGCCAGGAGGTAACGCTGGTAAAACCTCTTGTCACACATGGTGCAACCGTACGGCttcacccctacacacacacacacacacacacacacacacacacacacacaagagcatCAATACATTACTGCTGTGCCTCACACTCCATATTAATGTCGTCCAATATTAGGTTTACCATAAACTTCAGGCACAAAAACAGCAGGACTGAAAATATGCACGTGGCTATTATCAACATTCTGCCTTCACGCAACATGACCGGTGTTGCCAACTTTTTTGGGGGAAAATAGCTATTGGCTGCACAATTTGTCACTAGAAGTTGTTAGATGACACCAAATTGCAATGCATGTGATCATCACATAGCCGGAGGCTAATTCCTGAAAACTCTCAGAGGCAAACTCTCTGAGAATGCCTTTAATATTGCTGAATTTGTCCTAGTAACTTTCAGGGGGCAAAAGTGGGAGGAGGGATCCCAAACTTTGCTAGATCTAGTGACTCTAGTGCAAAGTGGCCAAGTCGGTAACACTGAGCAGTATTGGGTGTTTTCAGATTTAATAAATCTTTACCAGTTTCTGCAGTTTCCAATAACATCCATTACAATAACACTTATCATAACTGTCTGGTTTGAAAACACACATACAATTCTGGAAGACATCTCCTCAACCatccgttttttatttatttactgagGCATGGGTTACTGAGTGGTCAATGTAATTTCTAGCCAATGCATTCTTTATGCTTTTATCCACAACAAATCACGTGCTGATGTCATCTGGAGGTAACATTAGCTTCATCCTTAAGGGTAATTACATTCTGGACTTATTTGGATACTAAACCTAACATATAAAACAATACATTTCACCTATACATTTATTTGTGCATGACAAGCTTATAAGTCCTGCCAACCCTATATACTGGGGTTCAGGTGTAGCCTGGTCTTAGTGACAGGAGTACAGTGAGTGGACCCATACCCATGTGAGTGACGCTGTGTCTCGCCAGGTGGTGGCGCTGATAAAACCTCTTGTCACACATGGTGCAAGCATACGGCTTCACTCCTATACACACATAGAACATAAATTGTATTATTTTTCTTTTTCACACTCCATCCATTGAAGATGTGTGAATCGTTGAATATAATGTGTATGCGTTGATTGTTTATTAACCACTGTTGTAAATCTATGCAATTATAACAGAGGATTCACACTGAAGAAATTTAATTACACCGCCACTTCGATAACTCGCGGTGGTTTTTGGAGTCCAACAAAGCACAAGttaaatgttatacatttatttattttatatagcgtGAATTGAGGCTGAGCAATAAAGTGTTATCTATATAGAACACAATTttaattatggtagaaaatataGGGTTTCTATCCACTGGGTTCAGAATGTAGAAAATCACACTTGATGACAAGTTCACCATCTCATACTTAAAACACCACGTCACACGGAATACAGGACAACTAATAATATGCACAGAGTGCCATTTTGGTATCAACAAGCTACTTTCACGGAGCAGAACTGACCTGTTTTCAGATGGTAAACCTACTTCAACTACTTTTTGTGAAggtttcaataaaaaaaaaattatgataACTTGCTCAATTCAAATATTTTCGGGTTGAAAATACACGTAACAATTACATAACGCAAGTTATCCAAAGCCGCATGCTATTGAGGTGCGAGTTATCGAACAGTCGGTGTAGTTGTTTTTCCCCAAATAACAAAACACATCACATGAGCTGATGACATCATCTGGTAGTAATATTAGCCCTTCTCATCCTTAAGAGAAATGGAATTATGGGCGTTTTGGATATCAAACCTAACATGCAAACATTTCACCAATAGCCTTAATGACATACCCATGTGAGTGACGCTGTGTCTTGCTAGGTGGTGGCGCTGGTAAAACCTCTTGTCACACATGGTGCAAGCGTACGGCTTCACCCctatacacacacaaaacaatatATTACTTAAGTTCTCAAAATCCATCCACTGAAGTACTCCAAtattgtgtttttttatttaagcTAGTTATTATTTAAAAGCCACTGCTGTCCATCCAAACGTATGGAAATTATGTAATTTCATATACCGGTACAACCTATAATCAAATAATATATCTTATCTACACATTTCTTTGTGTATGATAACTAGCATATAAATCCTGCCACCCCTGTATACTCAGGTTCAGGTGTAGCCTGATCTTAATGTCAAGGGTACGGTGAATGGACCCATACCCATATGAGTGATGCTGTGTCTCCGCAGGTGGTGGCGCTGAAAAAACCTCTTGTCACACATGGTGCAAGCATACGGCTTCACCCCTATACACACAGAACATCATATTATTTTTGTTTCTCACTCTGTCAATATTATTGTTCAGGTATAACTGTATACTAAAATGACTGCATATAAACATTATGTGGTGTATGAGCCGGTGGTACACAAACAACTAAAATCTGGCCTTAGTGAGAGTGAATTTACAAAGTGACGTGTTTGTAATTATTTCATTTTAGCAAATCAACGTGAGGCGTGGCTCCAAATCAGAAACATGTGGTGTGCTATCTAAATACAGAAGACCTGCAGGCTATACATCGTCAAAATCTGTCGTCAATGTGTAGCGCTTGTGGGGAAAACCAACTatccgaaaaaaaaaaaaaaaacgacagAACGGACTGAAGCAGCTAGCCACATTTTCCAGGGCTTTCTCCCGTTGTTACTATTGGGTTAATGAAGGCAATTTTTGACGCTATGGTATTCCAGATCTTACGAGCTTTGGGGGTAAAGGGTCTGGTGCGTGAGAGTATGTATACTAGGGTTTAGGTGTAGCCTGATCTTAATGTCAAGGGTACGGTGAACGGACCCATACCCATATGAGTAATGCTGTGTCTCCGCAGGCGGTGGCGCTCAAAAAACCTCTTGTCACACATGGTGCAAGCATACGGCTTCACCCCTATACACACAGAACATCATATTATTTTTATGCCTCACTATTCATCGAGTGAAGTCTTCCAATATTAAGTTCAGGTATATACATTTA
This window of the Coregonus clupeaformis isolate EN_2021a chromosome 10, ASM2061545v1, whole genome shotgun sequence genome carries:
- the LOC121575170 gene encoding gastrula zinc finger protein XlCGF58.1 isoform X34, with amino-acid sequence MSHLPSSSVRDHMKWAGLLGCEAVLSSMALMQASSMAGPPKKMMAPLGHGPPPQRDGSDRGPQSHMILPSGMSCPPLLIRKEADFHAPRLLDEKEMRANEDMQLKKKNRKSGTPCKVREEDGRGGKVVVVDENGNCPISKVQKNFICDHCYGAFRSGYHLKRHILIHTGVKPYACSMCDMRFIQRYQLERHSLTHTGVKPFGCTMCDKRFFQRYHLARHSLTHMGVKPYACTQCNMRFVQRYHLARHSLKHTGVKPYACTMCDKRFFQRDHLRRHSVTHMAVKPFACTMCDKRFFERHHLRRHSVTHMGVKPYACTMCDKRFFERHRLRRHSITHMGVKPYACTMCDKRFFQRHHLRRHSITHMGVKPYACTMCDKRFYQRHHLARHSVTHMGVKPYACTMCDKRFYQRHHLARHSVTHMGVKPYGCTMCDKRFYQRYLLARHSLTHLGVKPYGCTMCDKRFYQRYHLSRHSLTHLGVKPYACTMCDMRFVQRYHLTRHSLTHTGVKPYACSMCDMRFIQRNHLERHSHTHTGEKPFACDMCDMRFIQRYHLERHKRVHSGEKPYQCERCQQNFSRTDRLLRHRRLCQGRGVAKVENQPCCEPRPYSQEPPPAPPTWSPLHPPPGRLAV
- the LOC121575170 gene encoding gastrula zinc finger protein XlCGF57.1 isoform X35 — encoded protein: MSHLPSSSVRDHMKWAGLLGCEAVLSSMALMQASSMAGPPKKMMAPLGHGPPPQRDGSDRGPQSHMILPSGMSCPPLLIRKEADFHAPRLLDEKEMRANEDMQLKKKNRKSGTPCKVREEDGRGGKVVVVDENGNCPISKVQKNFICDHCYGAFRSGYHLKRHILIHTGEKPYACGICDMRFIQRYHLERHSLIHTGVKPYACSMCDMRFFQRYHLERHSLTHTGVKPYACTMCDKRFFQRDHLRRHSVTHMAVKPFACTMCDKRFFERHHLRRHSVTHMGVKPYACTMCDKRFFERHRLRRHSITHMGVKPYACTMCDKRFFQRHHLRRHSITHMGVKPYACTMCDKRFYQRHHLARHSVTHMGVKPYACTMCDKRFYQRHHLARHSVTHMGVKPYGCTMCDKRFYQRYLLARHSLTHLGVKPYGCTMCDKRFYQRYHLSRHSLTHLGVKPYACTMCDMRFVQRYHLTRHSLTHTGVKPYACSMCDMRFIQRNHLERHSHTHTGEKPFACDMCDMRFIQRYHLERHKRVHSGEKPYQCERCQQNFSRTDRLLRHRRLCQGRGVAKVENQPCCEPRPYSQEPPPAPPTWSPLHPPPGRLAV